Proteins encoded together in one Chitinophaga sp. LS1 window:
- a CDS encoding aldo/keto reductase — protein MKTIPLGNNGPLVSKIGLGCMRMSSVWGGPTNDEQESVATIQQALDSGINFLNTGDFYGAGHNELLVGKAIKGRRDDAFISVKFGAIFDNGHMLGLDLRPIAIRNFINYSLVRLGIDTIDLYQPCRLDNSVPMEDVIGTVAELIKEGKVRYLGVSEITTAQLRKAHSIHPVTALEIGYSLADRQIESNLLPAAKELGIGVVAFANTAEGLLTGDMKAPLPAGSYQTHFPRFQGENLVKNLNKVEALKKLAKEKGYTPTQLAIAWVNAQGDHIMPLVSMSRRSRLPENLAAMEIVFTPEEMETLNSTFAPGAILGGTYLQR, from the coding sequence ATGAAAACAATACCATTGGGTAACAACGGCCCACTTGTTTCTAAAATTGGCTTAGGCTGTATGCGTATGTCATCTGTATGGGGCGGCCCCACCAATGACGAACAGGAAAGTGTAGCTACCATCCAACAGGCACTGGACAGTGGTATTAATTTCCTGAACACCGGTGACTTTTACGGTGCAGGCCACAATGAACTGTTGGTGGGCAAAGCGATCAAAGGCAGAAGAGACGATGCCTTTATCAGTGTGAAGTTCGGCGCTATCTTTGACAACGGCCATATGCTAGGGCTGGACTTACGCCCTATCGCCATCCGGAATTTCATCAATTATTCCCTGGTGCGGTTAGGTATAGATACCATTGATCTGTACCAGCCATGCAGACTTGACAATAGTGTACCTATGGAAGACGTGATTGGTACAGTGGCCGAACTGATCAAAGAAGGAAAGGTGCGTTATCTTGGTGTGTCAGAAATTACCACTGCACAATTACGCAAAGCGCATAGTATACATCCTGTCACTGCACTTGAAATCGGATATTCACTGGCAGACCGTCAGATAGAAAGTAACCTGTTGCCCGCAGCAAAAGAATTAGGTATCGGCGTGGTTGCTTTTGCAAACACAGCAGAAGGGCTGCTGACCGGAGATATGAAGGCCCCATTGCCAGCAGGTAGTTATCAGACTCACTTTCCACGCTTTCAGGGAGAAAACCTGGTAAAAAACCTAAACAAGGTAGAAGCCTTAAAAAAACTAGCAAAAGAAAAAGGGTACACGCCTACACAACTGGCAATAGCCTGGGTGAATGCTCAGGGTGATCATATCATGCCACTGGTGAGTATGAGCAGAAGATCCCGTCTGCCGGAAAACCTTGCTGCTATGGAAATCGTATTTACGCCGGAGGAAATGGAGACACTGAATAGCACTTTTGCACCGGGCGCAATATTGGGTGGTACGTATTTACAGCGCTAA